ACTGGTCGCCACTCCCCTTTTCTGGCATGAAGTGAACGATACACTTCACCCGGAGCGTTTCACACCAGAGGTTGTACTGCGCCGCTTCCAACAGTGGGGCTGTCCATTCCGGCATTTCGAATCGGTGAAAGGCCGGCAGCCATTTGATAAAGTGATGAAGTTTTTGAAAGAGGAAGGTTAAACAAACGGGGATCGCAAATAAAAAATCCGAACGAGTATTGGAATAAACTCGTTCGGATTTCTAGCATTGCCGTTTCATTCATCAGAAAATCAGAAACTGCCCGCTTTTTCGCCAATGAAAGGAACGGGACAAAGTGATGTGCCCTCCACTTTCACTTATTAAGCTGTCATGAACACTTTTTGATCCACGATTGATTTTGCATGGTTCTGCAGAAGTTCATATGCTGCTTCTTCGCTGAATTCCTGTCTCGAAACTTCCAGGTAGCTTTCAGGATGGGTGATGGACAGTTCGATTTCAGCTTGATACAGGTACGTCGCATTTCCGATCAATTCCATACTGTATGTCTCTTCGTTTGACCGGTTCACGACCACCCGGACCTTTCCTCCGTTATTATACACTTCGATTCCTTCACCGAAATCATTGTGCCCAAGGAGGCAGGTAACCAGACTTGAAGCTGACATCGCTGTTCCGCATGCGTTGGTGAAACCGACTCCCCGTTCGAACGTACGTACATAGATGGACCCCTTTTCCAAAGGATGAACAAAGCTTACATTCACTCCGTCCGGAAACAGATTATTCGGTCCGTTCACGGTCTCTGAGATTGTCTTTTGCTCATTAGACAGAATATGCTCTGTATTGACGATGCTGATCAGGTGTGGATTCGGTACGGCAAGTGCTGAAAATGTCAAAGCATCTGAAATTTCCGGGATGCTTTCATCGATCAGCTTCTCTTTGTCCATGTTCATTGGCAAAGCATTCAGATTAAATAAAACCGGAGAAATTTCCACATTATAAGTCGGGATGTTTTCAAAGATTGCTTCCTGTTGTGAAACCTTTAGATCAGCTTTCATCGTCTGGATAACAATCGACTCCTTTTCCAGGAGTTCACATACATAACGTCCGACACAGCGGAGGCCATTTCCGCACATGGATGCTTCTGATCCGTCTGCATTGAAAACCCTCATTTGCGCGTCGCAGCGCTCACTATTCAACACAAACAAAATTCCGTCGGCACCAAGTCCTGTTTTCCGGTCACAAAGCGCAAGAGCAAGGTTTTGTCTTGCTTCTTCTGTAAAGTCGTATCCATGGCTCATTTCATCAATCAATAAAAAGTCATTACCAGAGCCATGACATTTAATCAGATTCAAGTTCATCGTGAATCCCTCCACGCTAATTTACTAGTAAGCTATTCGTAATAGTCTAAGCTTGCCACAAACAAGCTCTTTTCGCAATCCCGCGCCCCCCCATTTTGTGAAGAATACCGGACAATTACATTGTGAGTCCAAATCATTTGAATTTCCCTCTGCGTTGCGCCACAATGATGGTGGTGATGAATATGAATGATCAATACCATTTCCGCTTTCAAGTGAAAAAGGTGGAAGTAACGAATGATGAACACCAATCAAGGGTAGTCACAGTACTGGCACAAATCCGCAACGAAAAAAAAGACCTCATCCACGAAGGTCTTTTTCGGGTTAGATTTAATTCAATCGGCATATATCCTTTCCCTGCAGATGTCGCGCGGCAAATTTCTGTAAAATCATTACAGCGTCTTTTGCTCGTTGAATTAAAAAGGTACATCAAACCACAAAGGAAGTTTCTGGATCCGGGTGAATATAGATCTGTGTGGTGAATGACGCTATCTCTTTTCGGATATTTCCTGGGTCAGAAGCTCTTCTGTCCATTTGCAGGCAA
The nucleotide sequence above comes from Bacillus sp. KH172YL63. Encoded proteins:
- the dapF gene encoding diaminopimelate epimerase yields the protein MNLNLIKCHGSGNDFLLIDEMSHGYDFTEEARQNLALALCDRKTGLGADGILFVLNSERCDAQMRVFNADGSEASMCGNGLRCVGRYVCELLEKESIVIQTMKADLKVSQQEAIFENIPTYNVEISPVLFNLNALPMNMDKEKLIDESIPEISDALTFSALAVPNPHLISIVNTEHILSNEQKTISETVNGPNNLFPDGVNVSFVHPLEKGSIYVRTFERGVGFTNACGTAMSASSLVTCLLGHNDFGEGIEVYNNGGKVRVVVNRSNEETYSMELIGNATYLYQAEIELSITHPESYLEVSRQEFSEEAAYELLQNHAKSIVDQKVFMTA